In Alistipes ihumii AP11, a genomic segment contains:
- a CDS encoding DUF6125 family protein: METDVLSKLSKEQLEELVRTYARNMLALDGVWFQSVERELGMDRAMRHDERVWQAFTQTEARRIKGFLQLPDRPGLDGLERALSLRFAAFANRQVELIRESDSLTFRVVDCRVQSARKRKGMPLHPCLSVGIREYAFFAKTIDDRIVCEPVSCFPRVSDPGCACSWRFTMGNPGNGQEEAPDDNGQGKV; this comes from the coding sequence ATGGAAACGGATGTCTTGTCGAAGCTGTCCAAGGAGCAGCTCGAAGAGTTGGTGAGAACGTACGCGCGCAACATGCTGGCTTTGGACGGCGTGTGGTTCCAGTCCGTCGAGCGCGAGCTCGGAATGGACCGGGCCATGAGGCACGACGAGCGGGTGTGGCAAGCCTTCACCCAAACGGAGGCACGGCGCATCAAAGGATTCCTGCAGTTGCCCGACAGGCCGGGACTGGACGGACTGGAGCGGGCGCTTTCGCTCCGCTTCGCGGCATTCGCCAACCGGCAGGTCGAACTGATACGGGAAAGCGATTCCCTGACATTCCGTGTGGTAGATTGCCGGGTACAGTCTGCACGCAAGCGAAAAGGGATGCCGTTGCATCCGTGTCTGTCCGTAGGAATCCGCGAATACGCATTTTTCGCCAAAACGATCGACGATCGCATAGTATGCGAACCGGTAAGCTGTTTCCCTCGGGTGAGCGACCCCGGATGCGCCTGCTCGTGGCGCTTCACGATGGGGAATCCGGGAAACGGACAGGAGGAAGCCCCGGACGACAACGGTCAAGGAAAAGTTTAA
- a CDS encoding BACON domain-containing protein produces the protein MSILYSLFAVCSLAFCQCDKDGGSASGGNLPFELSVSQWNVPSQGATEEVDLQAPGEWKVKTDYIAGGERWLSVSKTSGAAGQHKLTLSAGNNPSNSTDREALLTVTCGNEQKTISVTQRTHEEVVPEQGRYDVKAGDTLLTVNVSANVAYQCSIVQEGNWIAQVQNKSAMETSSVRFQISANTDEQERTAVVKFTADNLAPTEITIVQAGQTAGKELTLFQLNIWEECGHNSTDGYSAFQSLVDQIVALEPDFATFCELYKNGDDMVMKKLVAALKERGLTYYAETGFGKGGGGARGLLSKYPIEETELINSWMFKGVCNVDGKRIAIYPSHSNYVYYSCYYPRGYNDGGGNSGWEKLPDGPNTDVSEILERNALSGRPESAREFVENAKKELDKGAIVILAGDLNEPSHLDWVESTKDMFEHNGCIVPWQTSLLLTESGFIDAFRQMYPDPATHPGLTWPVNNEGIPVSDLAWAAEADERDRIDYIYYYPDSRFSLVDIKMVGPTGTIVRGERVAADTQEPIIDQAGEHWPSDHRGLLMTIRWNE, from the coding sequence ATGAGCATTTTGTACAGCTTGTTTGCCGTTTGTTCGCTGGCTTTTTGCCAATGCGACAAAGACGGAGGCTCTGCGAGCGGCGGAAATCTGCCTTTCGAGCTATCCGTCAGTCAATGGAACGTACCCTCTCAGGGGGCGACCGAGGAGGTCGACCTGCAGGCCCCGGGCGAGTGGAAAGTCAAGACCGATTACATCGCCGGAGGAGAGCGGTGGCTCTCTGTCAGCAAGACGTCCGGCGCCGCCGGGCAGCACAAGCTGACGCTTTCGGCAGGCAATAATCCGTCCAACAGTACGGACCGCGAAGCTTTGCTGACGGTTACGTGCGGCAATGAACAGAAGACAATCTCGGTCACTCAGCGCACGCACGAAGAAGTCGTTCCCGAACAAGGGCGCTATGATGTAAAGGCCGGAGATACGCTGCTTACGGTCAACGTATCGGCCAATGTAGCTTATCAATGCTCGATTGTTCAGGAAGGAAACTGGATCGCGCAGGTTCAGAACAAATCGGCAATGGAAACATCTTCGGTGCGGTTCCAAATATCGGCCAATACGGACGAGCAAGAACGTACGGCCGTGGTGAAATTTACGGCTGACAACCTCGCGCCTACGGAAATCACTATCGTACAGGCCGGCCAGACCGCCGGTAAGGAACTGACGCTTTTCCAGCTCAATATCTGGGAGGAATGCGGGCACAACTCGACGGACGGTTACAGCGCGTTCCAGTCGCTCGTGGACCAGATAGTCGCTCTCGAACCCGACTTCGCGACTTTCTGTGAGCTGTACAAAAACGGGGACGACATGGTCATGAAGAAACTCGTGGCAGCCTTGAAGGAGCGGGGGCTGACCTATTACGCCGAGACCGGGTTCGGCAAAGGCGGCGGCGGAGCGCGCGGACTGCTGTCGAAATATCCGATCGAGGAAACGGAGCTGATCAATTCATGGATGTTCAAGGGCGTATGCAACGTGGACGGCAAGCGGATCGCTATTTATCCGTCTCATTCCAACTACGTTTACTATTCATGCTACTATCCGCGCGGATATAACGACGGCGGCGGAAACAGCGGTTGGGAAAAGTTACCCGACGGTCCGAATACCGACGTAAGCGAGATTCTCGAGCGCAATGCGCTTTCGGGACGTCCGGAATCGGCTCGGGAGTTCGTCGAAAATGCGAAAAAAGAGTTGGATAAAGGGGCTATCGTCATTCTGGCAGGCGACCTGAACGAGCCCTCGCATCTGGACTGGGTCGAGTCTACGAAAGATATGTTCGAGCATAACGGTTGCATCGTACCTTGGCAGACCTCGCTGCTGCTGACCGAGAGCGGTTTCATCGATGCTTTCCGGCAGATGTATCCCGATCCGGCAACGCACCCGGGCCTGACGTGGCCGGTCAACAACGAAGGCATTCCCGTATCGGATCTGGCATGGGCCGCCGAAGCGGACGAACGCGACAGGATCGATTACATTTACTACTATCCCGACAGCCGATTCAGTCTGGTGGATATCAAAATGGTAGGTCCTACCGGAACGATCGTCCGGGGCGAACGCGTGGCTGCCGATACGCAGGAGCCCATTATCGATCAGGCCGGCGAGCATTGGCCGAGCGACCACCGGGGACTGCTGATGACGATCCGATGGAACGAATAA
- a CDS encoding dicarboxylate/amino acid:cation symporter, whose amino-acid sequence MKKLPLYITILIGMLVGTGLGFWAVTGGWEHLLTEWIKPWGTIFIRLLRLVAVPLVVVSLISGITNLSDTKHLSRMGLKTLGIYLSTTVFAIVIGLVVVNLIRPGEVFPREKTAEFRSRYEQSVSEKATAAENMREDSPLQFFVDMVPENVVRSAGDNSAMLQIVLLSIAFGIAMVAVGRERAAPVKKLVESLNEIILKIIGYVMKLAPLGVMALMADLIVGFAGDSDLLLALGYYALTVVIGLCVILLVCYPLIIRFFTDIRLPDYVRAVLPVQMLAFTSCSSAACLPVNIEQMRRLGLPHNVISFVLPTGVTVNMNGTSCYHAIATVFVAQVMGIELSLAQMLSIVVLTTVSSIGTPGIPSGGMAVLTLVLVSVGIPAEGIAMIIAMDRPLDMLITAVNVSGDAMAACVVSRGERSESAETVISAHTNTEQS is encoded by the coding sequence ATGAAAAAACTGCCGCTTTACATTACGATTCTGATCGGAATGCTCGTGGGAACCGGACTCGGCTTCTGGGCCGTAACGGGAGGGTGGGAGCATCTGCTCACGGAATGGATCAAGCCTTGGGGAACAATTTTTATCCGGTTGCTGCGACTGGTCGCCGTTCCGTTGGTAGTCGTTTCCCTGATCAGCGGAATCACGAATCTGAGCGATACGAAGCATCTGTCGCGCATGGGGCTCAAGACGCTGGGCATCTATCTGTCGACGACCGTCTTCGCCATTGTCATCGGTCTGGTCGTCGTCAATCTGATCCGTCCCGGAGAAGTATTCCCTCGCGAGAAAACCGCCGAGTTCCGAAGCCGTTACGAACAGTCTGTTTCGGAAAAGGCTACCGCAGCCGAGAACATGCGCGAAGACAGTCCGCTCCAATTTTTCGTGGATATGGTTCCGGAAAACGTCGTCCGTTCGGCCGGCGACAATTCGGCCATGCTTCAGATCGTTCTGCTGTCCATCGCTTTCGGCATAGCCATGGTAGCTGTCGGCAGGGAAAGAGCCGCCCCAGTCAAAAAATTGGTCGAGTCGCTCAACGAAATCATCCTGAAGATCATCGGATACGTGATGAAGCTGGCACCGTTGGGCGTCATGGCGCTGATGGCCGACCTGATCGTCGGTTTCGCCGGCGACTCGGACCTGCTGCTGGCGTTGGGCTATTATGCGCTGACGGTCGTCATCGGACTATGCGTCATCCTGCTCGTCTGTTATCCGCTGATCATCCGTTTTTTTACCGACATTCGGCTCCCGGACTATGTCCGCGCCGTATTGCCGGTCCAAATGCTCGCCTTTACGTCCTGCTCCAGCGCGGCCTGTCTGCCGGTCAATATCGAGCAGATGCGCAGGCTGGGACTCCCGCATAACGTGATCTCGTTCGTGCTGCCGACCGGCGTGACGGTCAACATGAACGGCACGAGCTGTTACCACGCCATCGCCACCGTTTTCGTCGCGCAGGTGATGGGCATCGAGCTTTCGCTCGCTCAGATGCTCTCGATCGTCGTGCTGACGACCGTCTCGTCGATCGGAACGCCGGGCATACCCAGCGGAGGCATGGCCGTGCTGACGCTCGTACTCGTCTCGGTCGGCATACCGGCCGAAGGAATCGCCATGATTATCGCGATGGACCGTCCGCTCGACATGCTGATTACGGCGGTGAACGTCTCGGGCGATGCGATGGCCGCATGCGTCGTCTCGCGGGGCGAACGATCCGAATCCGCCGAAACGGTTATTTCCGCTCACACGAATACAGAACAATCATGA